CTCTCGCCCTCCTTCGTCACCAGCTTTAGCTTGCCGTCCATCAGCGGCACGATGACATAGTCGTGGCTGTGCCGATGCCAGCCCGTATTGTCGCCGGGCGCGAAACGCCATTCGGTGACGACGACGCGCTCGTTCTCGATGCAAACGGTGGATTTCGCCGTTCCGGACATCGTAATTCTCCTTTCCGGTCCCGATGGATGCCAGATTCGGTCATGCCTCCGCTTTCGGCAAGGTCCACATCCGGCCCGCGCTCGGCCCAAACAAAAAAACCCGGCGCGAGGCCGGGTCTTTCGGGATATTTTGCCGGGATCACGCCACCGCGCCGCTGATCCAGTGCGACAGCGCCGTCTTCGGCGCCGCGCCCACCTTCATGTCGGCCACTTCGCCGCCCTTGAAGATCATCAGCGTCGGAATCGAACGCACGCCGAACTGCGCGGCAAGCTCGGGATTCTCGTCGATGTTCAGCTTGGCGATCTTCACCTTGCCGCCCAGCTCAGCGGAAATATCCTCCAGCGCCGGGGCGATCATCTTGCACGGTCCGCACCATTCGGCCCAGAAGTCGACGACCACCGGCTCCCTGGCATCGAGCACGTCGCTCTTGAAGTTGCTCTTGTCGACCTTGACGGTAGCCATCTCGGGAAAATCCTTTCGGGTATTGGTAGCGCAATATGTGGTGCAGGCACGCCTGCCATTCAAGCAGGTCTTGTGTCATGCGCCGCTGAGTCGGGCAAGCGCGGCGTCCATCGCTTCGCCGGGCAGCGCGATCAGCCGCGGCGCTTCGGTGAAGAGCAGCGCGGCCGTAACCTCCTTGCCCGGATAGAGCGGTTTTAGCAGCGCGCGGTAGAGCGCGAGTTGCAGCACATACGCCCGCGGGACCTCATCCAATGAAAGGGGCGGCACGCGGTTGGTCTTGTAGTCGACGATCCGCACCGTGTCCGCCGTCACCGCCAGACGGTCGATCGTGCCGGAGATGGCGCGTTCGCGTCCCCGCACGGTCAGCGTTCCCATGACGCCCACCTCGGCGCGGGAACCGGGCGCGAAAAGCGGTGCGAAGCCGGGCGCGGCCATGATCTCCATGACGGAGGCGAGCGTCTTCTCCGCCATGCCTGCCGGCCAGTCGCGCGCGGCGCGGTCAAGATAGCGCCGCGCTGCTGCCTCGCGCTCGTCGGGCGGCATGTCCGACAGCGTCTGGAGCAGCGTGTGCGTCGCCAGTCCGCGCGCGATGGCGAGATTTGGCTCGGTGTCGGGATCGAGCACCGGCGATCGCGCGGCGGCTTCCTGCCCGGTCTCGACGGCCTCGTCGATCAGCAGCGATGCGCCGGACGGTGTCAGCGGGCGCGGCAGGCGTTCGTCGCGCTTCATGGGATCGAACAATTCCGCCGGCAACGGCTCCTCGGCTGATGGCACGACATCTTTCGGCTGTTGCAGGGCCGCCGCGTTCTCCAGCGGCGTCACGCGATAGCGCCAGACCGAACTGTTTTCAGGGCCGGTCGTGAACTCCTGGCAGTGCTCGTGATCGCAGATCGCCCGCGAGACGAGCGAGAGCCATGTGCCGTCGCCGGGCGCGCGCGCGCCATGATAGCCGCAGACGATGAGCCGGTCCTCGGCGCGCGTCATGCCGACATAGAGCA
The window above is part of the Rhizobiaceae bacterium genome. Proteins encoded here:
- a CDS encoding cupin domain-containing protein, which gives rise to MSGTAKSTVCIENERVVVTEWRFAPGDNTGWHRHSHDYVIVPLMDGKLKLVTKEGESFADMKAGAPYFRREGVEHDVISANDGEYAFIEIELK
- the trxA gene encoding thioredoxin → MATVKVDKSNFKSDVLDAREPVVVDFWAEWCGPCKMIAPALEDISAELGGKVKIAKLNIDENPELAAQFGVRSIPTLMIFKGGEVADMKVGAAPKTALSHWISGAVA